Proteins from a single region of Drosophila biarmipes strain raj3 chromosome 3R, RU_DBia_V1.1, whole genome shotgun sequence:
- the LOC108024949 gene encoding elongation of very long chain fatty acids protein AAEL008004 isoform X2: MALIMKYIDSISRYIDSHSDSRTKGWPMMSSPFPTLAVCLTYVYLVKVLGPRLMENRKPLHLQNTLVMYNAIQVVFSAWLFYECLMGGWWGSYSFRCQPVDYTDSPTSRRMVHACWWYYFSKFTEFMDTIFFVLRKKTSQVTTLHVIHHGCMPMSVWFGVKFTPGGHSTFFGLLNTFVHIVMYTYYMFSAMGPQYQKYLWWKKYLTTLQMVQFILIMVHAFQLLFIDCNYPKAFVWWIGMHAVMFFFLFNEFYKAAYRSRMMKKNGALANGHAKPNGYCKSINAHDDLAMPQQTESATPVSKANGSTNVQTNGHANGLANGYSSAHKGANGGLLTNGYATKLLDDASQELKQRKTPK; the protein is encoded by the exons ATGGCCTTAATTATGAAATACATCGACAGCATAAGCAGATACATAGACTCACATAGTG ACTCAAGGACAAAAGGCTGGCCCATGATGTCGTCCCCATTTCCCACACTGGCCGTTTGCCTCACATACGTGTATCTGGTCAAG GTGCTAGGACCCCGGTTAATGGAAAATCGAAAGCCGCTGCATCTGCAGAACACACTAGTCATGTACAATGCCATACAAGTTGTGTTCAGCGCGTGGCTCTTCTACGAG TGCTTGATGGGCGGCTGGTGGGGCTCGTACAGCTTCCGGTGCCAGCCGGTGGACTACACAGATAGTCCCACATCCCGGAGA ATGGTTCATGCCTGCTGGTGGTACTACTTTTCGAAGTTCACCGAATTCATGGATACG ATTTTCTTCGTGTTGCGCAAGAAGACCAGCCAGGTTACCACGCTGCATGTCATCCATCACGGCTGCATGCCCATGTCGGTCTGGTTCGGCGTTAAGTTCACCCCGG GTGGCCACAGCACCTTCTTCGGCCTGCTCAACACCTTCGTCCACATCGTGATGTACACGTACTACATGTTCTCGGCCATGGGTCCGCAGTACCAGAAGTACCTCTGGTGGAAGAAGTACCTGACCACCCTGCAGATG GTCCAGTTCATCCTGATTATGGTGCACGCTTTCCAGCTGCTCTTTATCGATTGCAACTACCCGAAGGCGTTCGTCTGGTGGATCGGCATGCACGCCGTCATGTTCTTCTTCCTGTTCAACGAGTTCTACAAGGCAGCCTACAGGAGCCGCATGATG AAAAAGAACGGAGCTCTGGCCAACGGACATGCCAAGCCCAACGGCTATTGCAAGAGTATCAACGCCCATGACGACCTGGCCATGCCGCAGCAAACGGAGTCGGCGACGCCCGTATCAAAAGCCAACGGGAGCACAAACGTTCAGACCAATGGCCATGCGAATGGCCTGGCCAATGGCTACAGCAGCGCGCACAAGGGTGCAAACGGCGGGCTCTTGACGAACGGATATGCCACCAAGCTCCTGGACGACGCCTCCCAGGAACTGAAACAGCGAAAGACGCCGAAATAA
- the LOC108024949 gene encoding elongation of very long chain fatty acids protein AAEL008004 isoform X3 — protein sequence MALIMKYIDSISRYIDSHSDSRTKGWPMMSSPFPTLAVCLTYVYLVKVLGPRLMENRKPLHLQNTLVMYNAIQVVFSAWLFYECLMGGWWGSYSFRCQPVDYTDSPTSRRIGISGWLTGHYSFRCQPVDYSNNPRTLRMVHACWWYYFSKFTEFMDTIFFVLRKKTSQVTTLHVIHHGCMPMSVWFGVKFTPGGHSTFFGLLNTFVHIVMYTYYMFSAMGPQYQKYLWWKKYLTTLQMVQFILIMVHAFQLLFIDCNYPKAFVWWIGMHAVMFFFLFNEFYKAAYRSRMMKKNGALANGHAKPNGYCKSINAHDDLAMPQQTESATPVSKANGSTNVQTNGHANGLANGYSSAHKGANGGLLTNGYATKLLDDASQELKQRKTPK from the exons ATGGCCTTAATTATGAAATACATCGACAGCATAAGCAGATACATAGACTCACATAGTG ACTCAAGGACAAAAGGCTGGCCCATGATGTCGTCCCCATTTCCCACACTGGCCGTTTGCCTCACATACGTGTATCTGGTCAAG GTGCTAGGACCCCGGTTAATGGAAAATCGAAAGCCGCTGCATCTGCAGAACACACTAGTCATGTACAATGCCATACAAGTTGTGTTCAGCGCGTGGCTCTTCTACGAG TGCTTGATGGGCGGCTGGTGGGGCTCGTACAGCTTCCGGTGCCAGCCGGTGGACTACACAGATAGTCCCACATCCCGGAGA ATAGGCATTTCCGGTTGGCTAACTGGACATTATAGCTTCCGATGTCAGCCAGTCGACTATAGTAATAATCCTAGAACGTTAAGG ATGGTTCATGCCTGCTGGTGGTACTACTTTTCGAAGTTCACCGAATTCATGGATACG ATTTTCTTCGTGTTGCGCAAGAAGACCAGCCAGGTTACCACGCTGCATGTCATCCATCACGGCTGCATGCCCATGTCGGTCTGGTTCGGCGTTAAGTTCACCCCGG GTGGCCACAGCACCTTCTTCGGCCTGCTCAACACCTTCGTCCACATCGTGATGTACACGTACTACATGTTCTCGGCCATGGGTCCGCAGTACCAGAAGTACCTCTGGTGGAAGAAGTACCTGACCACCCTGCAGATG GTCCAGTTCATCCTGATTATGGTGCACGCTTTCCAGCTGCTCTTTATCGATTGCAACTACCCGAAGGCGTTCGTCTGGTGGATCGGCATGCACGCCGTCATGTTCTTCTTCCTGTTCAACGAGTTCTACAAGGCAGCCTACAGGAGCCGCATGATG AAAAAGAACGGAGCTCTGGCCAACGGACATGCCAAGCCCAACGGCTATTGCAAGAGTATCAACGCCCATGACGACCTGGCCATGCCGCAGCAAACGGAGTCGGCGACGCCCGTATCAAAAGCCAACGGGAGCACAAACGTTCAGACCAATGGCCATGCGAATGGCCTGGCCAATGGCTACAGCAGCGCGCACAAGGGTGCAAACGGCGGGCTCTTGACGAACGGATATGCCACCAAGCTCCTGGACGACGCCTCCCAGGAACTGAAACAGCGAAAGACGCCGAAATAA
- the LOC108024949 gene encoding elongation of very long chain fatty acids protein AAEL008004 isoform X1 has protein sequence MALIMKYIDSISRYIDSHSDSRTKGWPMMSSPFPTLAVCLTYVYLVKVLGPRLMENRKPLHLQNTLVMYNAIQVVFSAWLFYEIGISGWLTGHYSFRCQPVDYSNNPRTLRMVHACWWYYFSKFTEFMDTIFFVLRKKTSQVTTLHVIHHGCMPMSVWFGVKFTPGGHSTFFGLLNTFVHIVMYTYYMFSAMGPQYQKYLWWKKYLTTLQMVQFILIMVHAFQLLFIDCNYPKAFVWWIGMHAVMFFFLFNEFYKAAYRSRMMKKNGALANGHAKPNGYCKSINAHDDLAMPQQTESATPVSKANGSTNVQTNGHANGLANGYSSAHKGANGGLLTNGYATKLLDDASQELKQRKTPK, from the exons ATGGCCTTAATTATGAAATACATCGACAGCATAAGCAGATACATAGACTCACATAGTG ACTCAAGGACAAAAGGCTGGCCCATGATGTCGTCCCCATTTCCCACACTGGCCGTTTGCCTCACATACGTGTATCTGGTCAAG GTGCTAGGACCCCGGTTAATGGAAAATCGAAAGCCGCTGCATCTGCAGAACACACTAGTCATGTACAATGCCATACAAGTTGTGTTCAGCGCGTGGCTCTTCTACGAG ATAGGCATTTCCGGTTGGCTAACTGGACATTATAGCTTCCGATGTCAGCCAGTCGACTATAGTAATAATCCTAGAACGTTAAGG ATGGTTCATGCCTGCTGGTGGTACTACTTTTCGAAGTTCACCGAATTCATGGATACG ATTTTCTTCGTGTTGCGCAAGAAGACCAGCCAGGTTACCACGCTGCATGTCATCCATCACGGCTGCATGCCCATGTCGGTCTGGTTCGGCGTTAAGTTCACCCCGG GTGGCCACAGCACCTTCTTCGGCCTGCTCAACACCTTCGTCCACATCGTGATGTACACGTACTACATGTTCTCGGCCATGGGTCCGCAGTACCAGAAGTACCTCTGGTGGAAGAAGTACCTGACCACCCTGCAGATG GTCCAGTTCATCCTGATTATGGTGCACGCTTTCCAGCTGCTCTTTATCGATTGCAACTACCCGAAGGCGTTCGTCTGGTGGATCGGCATGCACGCCGTCATGTTCTTCTTCCTGTTCAACGAGTTCTACAAGGCAGCCTACAGGAGCCGCATGATG AAAAAGAACGGAGCTCTGGCCAACGGACATGCCAAGCCCAACGGCTATTGCAAGAGTATCAACGCCCATGACGACCTGGCCATGCCGCAGCAAACGGAGTCGGCGACGCCCGTATCAAAAGCCAACGGGAGCACAAACGTTCAGACCAATGGCCATGCGAATGGCCTGGCCAATGGCTACAGCAGCGCGCACAAGGGTGCAAACGGCGGGCTCTTGACGAACGGATATGCCACCAAGCTCCTGGACGACGCCTCCCAGGAACTGAAACAGCGAAAGACGCCGAAATAA